A section of the Stenotrophomonas sp. 364 genome encodes:
- a CDS encoding MFS transporter translates to MKVTTQARTYVRWLIVALIAIATVINYIDRNALAVMWPQISKDVGATKEDYALLVTVFMLFYAAGQFVFGRLFDIIGTRLGFALSIAVWSISIALHSVTHSILSFSLVRAMLGISEAGAWPGAVKANAEWFPARERALAQGVFNAGASIGAIVSAPLIAVLFLWLGWRGTFILIGAIGFIWLLPWLIIYRAGPDKHPWVSAAERALILDAPAEQPATPKAEYVPSMRQLLGHQQTWGILISRFFLDPIWWLFVSWLPLYLADTFGFDIKQIGIFAWVPYVGAMIGSLGGGWLSGRLIGAGWSVDKARKVVITLGGAIMAPALLGAVLATDPVWAVVTIAFVLFGFQIAIGNIQTLPGDIFSGKSVGSVAGLGGMAAVAGTLITTWLVPAMTHDSYAPIFILVAALVPASLLALWLVTGRVEKLDGPAQPR, encoded by the coding sequence ATGAAAGTGACCACGCAGGCCCGTACCTACGTCCGTTGGCTGATCGTGGCGCTCATCGCCATTGCCACGGTGATCAACTACATCGACCGCAATGCCCTGGCGGTGATGTGGCCGCAGATTTCAAAGGATGTGGGCGCCACCAAGGAAGACTACGCACTGCTGGTGACGGTGTTCATGCTGTTCTACGCCGCCGGCCAGTTCGTCTTCGGGCGCCTGTTCGACATCATCGGCACGCGGCTGGGGTTTGCGCTGTCCATCGCGGTGTGGTCGATCTCGATCGCGTTGCACTCGGTCACCCACTCCATCCTGTCCTTCAGCCTGGTCCGCGCGATGCTCGGCATCAGCGAGGCCGGTGCCTGGCCGGGCGCGGTGAAGGCCAACGCCGAGTGGTTCCCCGCGCGCGAGCGGGCCTTGGCGCAGGGCGTGTTCAACGCCGGCGCGTCGATCGGCGCGATCGTGTCGGCGCCGCTGATCGCGGTGCTGTTCCTGTGGCTGGGCTGGCGCGGCACCTTCATCCTGATCGGCGCGATCGGTTTCATCTGGCTGCTGCCGTGGTTGATCATCTACCGCGCCGGCCCGGACAAGCACCCGTGGGTGAGCGCGGCCGAACGCGCGTTGATTCTGGATGCGCCCGCCGAACAACCGGCCACGCCCAAGGCCGAGTACGTGCCGAGCATGCGCCAGCTGCTGGGTCATCAGCAGACCTGGGGCATTTTGATTTCGCGGTTCTTCCTGGACCCGATCTGGTGGCTGTTCGTGTCCTGGCTGCCGCTCTACCTGGCCGACACCTTCGGCTTTGACATCAAGCAGATCGGCATCTTCGCCTGGGTGCCCTACGTGGGCGCGATGATCGGCAGCCTGGGCGGCGGCTGGTTGTCCGGGCGACTGATCGGCGCCGGCTGGAGCGTGGACAAGGCCCGCAAGGTGGTCATCACCCTGGGCGGCGCGATCATGGCCCCGGCGCTGCTGGGCGCGGTGCTGGCCACCGACCCGGTGTGGGCGGTAGTGACCATTGCCTTCGTGCTGTTCGGCTTCCAGATCGCGATCGGCAACATCCAGACCCTGCCCGGCGACATCTTCAGCGGCAAGTCCGTGGGCTCGGTAGCCGGCCTGGGCGGCATGGCCGCGGTGGCCGGCACGCTGATCACCACCTGGCTGGTGCCGGCGATGACCCACGACTCCTACGCACCCATTTTCATCCTGGTGGCCGCGCTGGTGCCGGCCTCGCTGCTGGCGCTGTGGCTGGTGACCGGCCGCGTCGAAAAACTCGACGGGCCGGCCCAGCCGCGCTGA
- a CDS encoding oligoalginate lyase: protein MTRSTPLMLLLAASFSAAALPAVAAAPAATQQPASADSAPVLVTAAQWQQMRSDGTRYPVFTKEQQRAERLVRGMIKAGIDVPVPKDKGGGYTHEQHKRNYQAIQAAGALYRLTGDKVYADYARDLLLGYAKLYPGLGAHPQGRGQIPGRLFWQTLNDSVWLVSAVQGYDAIRDSLSAADRKTIDDNVFRPMADFLSGTPENFDKIHNHATWAVAAVGMTGYVLRDPTYVDKALKGSKRDGSAGFLKQVDQLFSPDGYYEEGPYYQRYALAPFILFANAIERNDPQQGIFKRRDGVLLKAVDALVQSSYGGYFFPINDAILDKGLDTEELVAGIDIAYARTTDARLLSVAKAQKRVLLSPEGLQVAQALAQDKATPFAFVPTLLRDGPDGTEGALAILRMGGEDGQALVMKNTKQGMGHGHFDKLNWLFYDNGQRVVTDYGAARFLNIEAKAGGIYLPENNSWARQTIAHNTLVVNEQSHFGGDWKKGQPLAPTPLLFATRDDTQIASARMDSAYDGVSFTRTQLLLAHPSLGEPAVLDLLRVTGSKAARYDLPLHFNGHIMDVGFKSQSAVTSRPVLGKANGYQHVWVDASSEPSSEARSLTWLLDGRFYTYRFASTAPSRALIGESGANDPSFNLRREPMLLQRVDGQAATTFYGVLEPHGQYDGTAETVRGANSRIDAIAHYRGKDADVLVLDLAGGKRVAVGIADEPNKPGSHEVSGGGQSWRWDGGWKRFDSSTGKDSK from the coding sequence ATGACGCGTTCCACGCCCTTGATGCTGCTGCTGGCCGCGTCCTTCAGCGCCGCAGCACTACCCGCCGTTGCCGCGGCACCGGCCGCCACCCAACAACCGGCCAGCGCAGACAGCGCGCCGGTACTGGTGACCGCCGCACAGTGGCAGCAGATGCGCAGCGACGGCACCCGCTACCCGGTGTTCACCAAGGAACAGCAGCGCGCCGAGCGCCTGGTGCGCGGCATGATCAAGGCCGGCATCGATGTGCCGGTGCCCAAGGACAAGGGCGGCGGTTACACCCACGAGCAGCACAAGCGCAATTACCAGGCCATCCAGGCCGCCGGTGCGCTGTACCGGCTGACCGGCGACAAGGTCTATGCCGATTACGCACGCGACCTGCTGCTGGGCTACGCCAAGCTCTACCCGGGCCTCGGCGCACACCCGCAGGGACGCGGCCAGATTCCCGGCCGGCTGTTCTGGCAGACGCTCAACGACTCGGTATGGCTGGTGAGCGCGGTGCAGGGCTACGACGCGATCCGCGACAGCCTGAGTGCCGCCGACCGGAAGACCATCGACGACAACGTGTTCCGGCCGATGGCCGACTTCCTGAGCGGCACGCCGGAGAACTTCGACAAGATTCACAACCATGCCACCTGGGCGGTGGCGGCGGTGGGCATGACCGGGTACGTGCTGCGCGACCCCACCTATGTGGACAAGGCACTGAAGGGCAGCAAGCGCGATGGCAGCGCCGGCTTCCTCAAGCAGGTGGACCAGCTGTTCTCGCCCGATGGCTATTACGAGGAAGGCCCCTACTACCAGCGCTATGCACTGGCGCCGTTCATCCTGTTCGCCAATGCGATCGAGCGCAACGACCCGCAGCAGGGCATCTTCAAGCGCCGTGACGGCGTGCTGCTCAAGGCAGTGGATGCACTGGTGCAGAGCAGCTACGGCGGCTACTTCTTCCCGATCAACGACGCGATCCTGGACAAGGGCCTGGACACTGAAGAGCTGGTGGCCGGCATCGACATCGCCTACGCGCGCACCACCGATGCGCGCCTGTTGTCGGTGGCCAAAGCGCAGAAGCGCGTCCTGCTGTCGCCCGAGGGCCTGCAGGTGGCCCAGGCGCTGGCGCAGGACAAGGCCACGCCGTTCGCGTTCGTGCCCACGCTGCTGCGCGACGGCCCGGACGGCACCGAAGGGGCGCTGGCGATCCTGCGCATGGGCGGTGAGGACGGCCAGGCACTGGTGATGAAGAACACCAAGCAGGGCATGGGCCACGGCCACTTCGACAAGCTCAACTGGCTGTTCTACGACAACGGCCAGCGCGTGGTGACCGACTACGGCGCGGCGCGCTTCCTCAACATCGAGGCCAAGGCCGGCGGCATCTACCTGCCCGAGAACAACAGCTGGGCACGCCAGACCATCGCGCACAACACACTGGTGGTGAACGAGCAGAGCCACTTCGGCGGCGACTGGAAGAAGGGCCAGCCGCTGGCCCCGACGCCGCTGCTGTTTGCCACCCGCGACGACACCCAGATTGCCTCGGCACGCATGGACAGTGCCTACGACGGGGTGAGCTTCACCCGCACCCAGCTGCTGCTGGCTCACCCCTCGCTGGGCGAGCCGGCGGTGCTGGACCTGCTGCGCGTCACTGGCAGCAAGGCGGCGCGCTACGACCTGCCGCTGCACTTCAACGGCCACATCATGGACGTGGGCTTCAAGAGCCAGTCGGCGGTGACCAGCCGTCCGGTGCTGGGCAAAGCCAACGGCTACCAGCACGTGTGGGTGGATGCCTCCAGCGAGCCCAGCAGCGAGGCGCGCAGCCTGACCTGGCTGCTGGACGGGCGCTTCTATACGTACCGCTTTGCCAGCACCGCGCCGTCGCGCGCGTTGATCGGCGAGAGCGGCGCGAATGATCCATCGTTCAACCTGCGCCGCGAGCCGATGCTGCTGCAGCGCGTGGATGGCCAGGCGGCCACCACCTTCTATGGCGTGCTGGAACCGCACGGCCAGTACGACGGCACGGCCGAGACCGTGCGTGGTGCCAACAGCCGCATCGATGCCATTGCGCACTACCGCGGCAAGGATGCCGACGTGCTGGTGCTGGATCTGGCCGGTGGCAAGCGGGTGGCGGTGGGCATTGCCGATGAACCGAACAAGCCCGGCAGCCATGAGGTAAGTGGCGGTGGCCAGAGCTGGCGCTGGGATGGCGGCTGGAAGCGCTTTGACAGCAGCACCGGCAAGGACAGCAAATGA
- a CDS encoding polysaccharide lyase 6 family protein yields MLGALPAFAADHLVHDAAAYAQVAKNLQPGDTVILADGVWRDTDLLLRGTGKIGQPIKLTAQTPGKVILSGQSQLRLAGSYLEVSNLVFRDGWAPGSEVVSFRASSKEWATHSRVTGVVIDGYNKPDRQQSDNWVGMYGQHNRFDHNQLVGKTNAGTTLVVVRNTTSGLDNRHRIDHNWFGPRPNLGSNGGETIRVGTSTDSQSNSNTVVENNWFEHCDGEVEIVSNKSGGNLYRGNVFFESRGSMVLRHGHGNVVERNVFLGNNKAHTGGVRVINRHQIVRDNYFENIAGDNFAAALAVMAGTRDAPLNRYEQVDDAVIERNSFINVRQLFLGAGLDDERNAMPVNSRMAGNLFIGDGKNALLRSQGDLGGIAFSGNVQSPTVSPGFPAGVSARQVTLQRAANGLQYPVETVAAGAPRDLAPIARDQVGVAWYPKELSTVALDSGSVRKVAPGEDTLTRAIAASAPGDRLQLQRGQYRVDQVLGVDHPLSVIGPARGQARLQFTRPSLFEIRAGGALKLSRLDIDGALAPDAAGNAVVRIAPGSQAFNYTLHIEDSRIHGLTANKAFDVVNAGKGSLAARITLRNTTVDDISGSVIAAAAETDDLGTYNAEQVEIVGSHFTRIGGPLLSLYRGGTDESTFGPSLLLQGNQLQQVGVADDTSLRLQGVQQATLVDNQFAHSGRVRFSHRVGEPHLRVRNNVLTATAAMQSDTPAETLP; encoded by the coding sequence GTGTTGGGCGCCCTGCCCGCCTTCGCCGCCGATCACCTGGTCCACGACGCTGCCGCCTATGCGCAGGTGGCCAAGAACCTGCAACCTGGCGACACGGTGATCCTGGCCGACGGCGTGTGGCGCGATACCGACCTGCTTCTGCGCGGCACCGGCAAAATTGGTCAACCAATTAAGTTGACGGCGCAGACCCCCGGCAAGGTGATCCTCAGCGGCCAGTCGCAGCTGCGGCTGGCCGGCAGCTACCTGGAGGTGTCCAACCTGGTGTTCCGCGATGGCTGGGCTCCGGGCAGCGAAGTGGTGTCGTTCCGCGCCTCGTCCAAGGAATGGGCCACCCACAGCCGGGTAACCGGGGTGGTGATCGACGGCTACAACAAGCCGGACCGCCAGCAGTCGGACAACTGGGTGGGCATGTACGGCCAGCACAACCGCTTCGACCACAACCAGCTGGTGGGCAAGACCAACGCTGGCACTACCCTGGTGGTGGTGCGCAACACCACCAGCGGGTTGGACAACCGCCACCGCATCGACCACAACTGGTTCGGCCCGCGCCCCAACCTGGGCAGCAACGGCGGCGAGACCATCCGCGTGGGTACCAGCACCGACTCGCAGTCCAATTCGAACACGGTGGTGGAGAACAACTGGTTCGAGCACTGCGACGGCGAAGTGGAGATCGTGTCCAACAAGTCCGGCGGCAACCTGTACCGCGGCAACGTGTTCTTTGAATCGCGCGGCTCGATGGTGCTGCGCCATGGCCACGGCAACGTGGTGGAGCGCAACGTGTTCCTGGGCAACAACAAGGCCCACACCGGCGGCGTGCGGGTGATCAACCGCCACCAGATCGTGCGCGACAACTATTTCGAAAACATCGCCGGCGACAACTTCGCCGCCGCGCTGGCGGTGATGGCCGGCACCCGCGACGCGCCCCTGAACCGCTACGAGCAGGTTGACGATGCGGTGATCGAGCGCAACAGCTTCATCAACGTGCGCCAGCTGTTCCTGGGCGCGGGGCTGGATGACGAGCGCAACGCCATGCCGGTGAACAGCCGCATGGCCGGCAACCTGTTCATCGGGGATGGCAAGAACGCACTGCTGCGCAGCCAAGGCGACCTGGGCGGCATTGCCTTCAGCGGCAACGTGCAGAGCCCCACCGTGTCGCCCGGCTTCCCGGCCGGCGTAAGCGCGCGCCAGGTCACCCTGCAGCGCGCGGCCAACGGCCTGCAGTACCCGGTGGAGACGGTGGCCGCAGGCGCCCCGCGCGACCTGGCACCGATCGCCCGCGACCAGGTGGGCGTGGCGTGGTACCCGAAGGAACTGAGCACGGTGGCGCTGGATAGTGGCAGCGTGCGCAAGGTGGCCCCGGGCGAGGACACCCTCACCCGCGCCATTGCGGCCAGCGCCCCGGGCGACCGCCTGCAGCTGCAACGCGGCCAGTACCGGGTGGACCAGGTGCTGGGCGTGGACCACCCGCTGAGCGTGATCGGGCCGGCGCGTGGCCAGGCCCGCCTGCAGTTCACCCGCCCCAGCCTGTTCGAGATCCGCGCGGGCGGCGCGTTGAAGCTGTCGCGGCTGGACATCGATGGCGCCCTGGCGCCCGATGCGGCCGGCAACGCGGTGGTGCGCATCGCCCCGGGCAGCCAGGCGTTCAACTACACCCTGCACATTGAAGACAGCCGCATCCACGGGCTGACCGCCAACAAGGCCTTCGACGTGGTCAACGCCGGCAAGGGCAGCCTGGCCGCGCGCATCACACTGCGCAACACCACGGTGGACGACATCAGCGGCAGCGTGATTGCCGCCGCCGCCGAGACCGACGACCTGGGCACCTACAACGCCGAGCAGGTGGAGATTGTGGGTTCGCACTTCACCCGCATCGGCGGGCCGCTGCTGAGCCTGTACCGCGGCGGCACCGACGAGAGCACCTTCGGGCCGTCGCTGCTGTTGCAGGGCAACCAGCTGCAGCAGGTGGGCGTGGCCGATGACACCAGCCTGCGCCTGCAGGGCGTGCAGCAGGCCACGCTGGTGGACAACCAGTTCGCGCACAGCGGCCGCGTGCGCTTCAGCCATCGCGTGGGCGAGCCCCACCTGCGCGTACGCAACAACGTGCTTACCGCCACGGCGGCAATGCAGTCTGATACTCCAGCCGAGACCCTGCCATGA